Sequence from the Fragaria vesca subsp. vesca linkage group LG4, FraVesHawaii_1.0, whole genome shotgun sequence genome:
AGCAAAATCTAGACTGCAAATATAAAAGATCAGTACCGTAAGTAATCAACTTTTCAAACTGCTTTAATTAGCATAAGAAGAGATTATGAAACTGTAGTTTTGTAAGTATATTCATATCTTGTGATGTCAACTCAGAATGAAGTAAAAGCTGATATATTATTCAACTCCTTGCTCTCCATACATGATGTTCTGTGTAAATTGTAAAATCATAACGGCTTAAGAATTTGATATTACATGTTTCTTAGTCAGTAGATATATTGACAGTTGAGATGTATCAAACACTTGACTACCATATTTTTATCCAAATATACTCTTAGAAATTCCTTTCTCTTATCTATTTATACATATCGAACAATCAATTTCATCCTGCATCAGCGCTTACGTCTACTCATTCTGCATTTCCACATCTAACTATATCAACACTTTAAAATATATTCTTATCTTGACTTCAGTAAAAAATTAACTTCCATGTGTGCTTATGCAGTTGTATAAATACAATCATACAAACTCACAGTAAACAAAATTTTACTGTAAAAGAAACTAAAAGAGGGTTTTGCAAATGTATATGGTGCACATTATTAGAACAAGTCATGAGCTAAAGTTAAGTCAATCCTCAGGCTCAGCTCTGCAAGTACCTTTGCCCACTAACAATGGACCTCAAGCAACTTGTTAACTACCTAGGGACCCAAAAGACAAAAGCTTTTCATCATACCACTTTTTTCCAAACACAAGATTCCAATCTTGCTTACACACTAAACCCTATTATACTCCTTAATCATAACAACCAAAGATAAAATGCAGACTTGTGTAGACCAGAAATGGATTCCTCTAAGCGTAAGAAATGTAAGTTAACAACAATCCAAGAACAGTGTTCACAAAAATGGAAACCCAAATTGATAGAACAAAAAGAAGTGCTCACCCTGAAACAAGCCTCAATTGATCCTCGTACCGCTGTCTCTGCCTTCCTGTTCTTGCTGTCAAACAAGACATGATTTTTGATAATCTGCAGAACCAACAACCTTGACAATCTGCAGAAAGATGGAATCAGAAACCTGGGTTGTGCTGGAATTGATGAAACCTCCGAGGTTATGACTTCCACAAGTGAAGGGTAACTAACTAGGACTAAAGTTTCGACATTGAGAGCAAACCAAGATCACAAACCCAAAGGATACTCCATAGAGAGCCAAACAAAGACCTCGAATTTAACGAGCAAAAGAGGCAAGAAGATAAAAAGGGTCAATAAGGGCAACGATGACAACACGCTTTATAATCTTTTCGGCGCTCTTCGAAAGTTCTAAAAATCTAAGTTATTGAACTTGTCTGGACAAATGTTGGGATGCTCCTTCATAGAAGCTGCACTCCTTTCCTACTAGTCCCTAGCTCTACATATAATGCCATAAAACATATAGATATAGATGGGTTATAAATATATAAGTTATAGCGGGAAGACCAAATCAACTATAACCCACTTAAATATTACATGTCAAACTCAAATCCTGACCTGACCTGGGTCTTGTTTGTTTGGTTTTTGGCGAAATGAGAATCTTACGTCGTAGTAAAATGGTTCACATTTGCAGGACGTGATGTACCAATTGAACACTCAATTTGGGTCGAGATTTGGGTTCCAATGTCGGCACAATCGAAGACAGAAAATGGAGTTCACACACACAGGAGAAAAATCAAAGATGAGTGCAACTCAGACCTAAAATGGACTTGGAAAGATGCAACGATGGAAAATGTCATTAAATTTTAATATACCGTTGAGTAGAGCCCCCACAAATAATTGGCCGACCAAACCTCTTTTTATATGTCACGATCTTGCATTAATTCATCAAGTATAATTTTATTCAATTTTTCAACAATTATATAAAAGAGGAGATAACCAAATTCGAGTTTCAAATAAGATAAATATTCATAACCATTAAAATCTTACCTTGATGCTTAACTGATAGCGGTAGGTGCTCGAAACTATTGAAACTGCAAACCAGCACTCGTAATCACGAGAGCTACAAACCACCCGGCAATGACGGACGCACAAGGAACAGGGAAAAGAGAATATTTGATTGAAGAACCGAGTTACGCCGCAGAAAACAGAAGCCAAAAGTGACGGTTCTAATTTTAACTTGTTTCGGCTTCGTTATGCTTAGCAGATATGATTGCCACATAAACTGGCTAGTGGAGCTGAGGAAGATGTCACATGAATTATTGCTATCTCAGGAATCTGGGACAGTTACAAACCCAAAACGCCAAAAACCGTTTACTTGGGTCAATGTCCCCATATGATATCATTAATTCTTAGATAAATATTACGGGTATCAAGATAAGATTGTCGATGACATAGGATGTAGCATCAAAATTTTCTACATTTTTAAATGATTGAAACCGTCCGTTGGCACAACCCCCACGTCAAAGGCACTTGTAGGTGTTAATTGCAAATAGGAAGGCAAAATTTGAGAAAAGCAAGCGAGGAAAGTTCACAGGACTTGTAAAGAGAAAACTGACCACTTCCAACATGAACAAGGAAGAAAACTTCGACAAAGGAAAAGAAAGTTAATCTTGAGGTGGGAGGAGATAACCATTTTCCACCCAATGCTCTTCTCTTCTCATGTGGAAACCACTTTCTTTTCCCACTTTTTTCCCTTTGGTTTCCAAACAATAGAAAGTAATTACTTTTCTTTCCCAATTTCCTTTCCCACTCTTTTCTCTTTGGTTTCCAAACAATAGAAAGTAATTACTTTCCTTTCCCAATGACTTGATTCCATGAACCAAACATGGCAATAGAGAAGATAATACCCCATCCACCTTGAGCTCTCTTGTTCCATTCAAAATCCAAGGCAACACAAGACGATACATAACCTATCTCTGCTTGTAAACTCGGTATCATTTAAACTCTGATAAGCAGACTCCAAACTTTATTCATGATTCACTAATAGTAGAGAATATTACACCACATCTATCTCTCTTACACCACTCAAAATCCAAGGCAATACAACTATACACATAACCTATCTCTGATTCTAATCTGTAAAACACTTCAACATTTTGGTATCATTTAAACTCTCATCAACTGCATGATAAGCAGACTCCAAACTTTATTGCTGATTCGCTAATAGTAGAGAATATAACATCCCATCCATCATAAGCTCTCTTACATCACTCAAAATCCAAGACAATGCCTAACCTATCTGTGGTTGTAAAGCACTGACCCAACCTCTTGGTATGATTAAACTCCACTTGAGGCCACCCATCCACAACTGTAAAGCAGTACCACACCCACCACAACAAGACTGCTACCATCAATTAATTCTAACCATGATAAGCCAACTCTCCCCGATAGAATAACACTTCCCGATATCTTTAATAAGATTCAAGTCTCACTTGTTTCACATCCACAGCAATATTTACTCATAACCATGACAAGAAGCCATCTATACCTCCTGATTCAAGGAAAGGCCCAGTATCATTAATAAGTTTCAAGTCTCACTTCCTTCAAACCCACAGAATGAGAGGCCCACTAATTCTCCAAGACTACTCCCTCGCCCACCCATGATCCAATGATCCACTTACTCCAAATCATGGCACCAACTCCAGGCTGAACCACTTTCCCAATAACAAAGTTAAAAGTCAAACACCTTCTAAGTAAAAACAATTACACAAGTCTAAAATACCAACTCAAATACTGAAAAAAAGATTGTTTTCCCTCCTACATTCCTCGCCATCCCCCTCCCACAATTCACTATAAACCATGACAGCAAGCCCAGTATTACCGAAGTAAAAACTTTCCCAACAAGATTCAATCCAGACTTACAACAATAAGATTGCCTTCCTACATCCCCCATCCTTCGCCCTGCTAGACCAAACTTACAACTAAGACCACATCAAACACCTTCGAAGTAAAAACAATTACACAAGTCTAAGAAAACTAACTCAAATACTGAAAAACAAAAGAATCAAACTAGAAGCAAATAGTAAGAAAGTAGCCATCTGTATAATCACTATTCAACAAACAATAATCTGCCCTATACAAGGAGAAGTTCATGACAGCTATAGACATGGGAAAGATATAGATGGATGATAAAAAATAGCATACATAGACAAAAGATAACTGATAGTACGGAGTAAACAAAGCACAAAAGGTAATTAAGTTTGAAGATGAGATTGATAACGGATAACATCAAACATCTAACTTAATTAAGGAAGATCCGAAATGCACCAGTATCACATTAAACAATTTTAACAAAATTAAAAACCAAAAATCCACTTCTAGATAATAAAACATAACAGCAAGCATCCATTTCTCTCCTTCCATGAAATCAAGGCTCAAACGCCCTCTTGCACATAATTTAGAGTCAAAAGTGTACTAATGTAGCAGCATCAGTCTCCCTTCTTCCTGAAAGAGCACCCTTCTGTGAGCCTGGCACGCCCACCAGTTGGCTGGCACAAAACTGTCTGGCAGTTTCCGCACACCACAACTGTTTGTGAGTGGCTGAACACGGTGGTACTGCACACATAATAAACGAATTAACTTCTTTGAACTCAAATCATATTATTAACAAAACCCGCACGAAAGGGAAAATTAACTTACATGTTGAAGCATCCCTGGCACTTCACGTCCTGCGCAAAAACCACAACAATCAGATTACCCCAACCCTAACAAACAGCTCGAAAAACATGAAAAACTCATCGAACCATCACAACTTTTACCATGAAGAACGAGTTGGGGGTCTGCACGAGCCTCTTGAGCTTGTGCTTCCTCTTCTCGAGGTCAGCTGGTGGGTGAAGCAAATCAATATCATTCTGGAGCACCTGTTCCCCACCACAAAAACCAACACCAATCACACCTCAAACTCTCATTTCAAACCAAAATTAATCATCCAAATTACCTTCTCCTCTATCAATTTTACCATCACAGAACAAAGATAACACAATTCTATTCCATCACAGTACATAAATTCAAACCCTAGCTAAATTCAAACCCTAAATTAAGTTTCGAAACCGATCTACAGAGAGTAAGTAACACTAAATCTAAACCTATACTGTAACATAGGTGCTTTGTATTGTACAATACAAAGCGAAGCTGACGATTCATATTAGAGCGAGGAAGAGATCTGTGAGACTCACCATCTTGATTGACGAACGGAGATCGAAGAAGACGGCGGCGAAAGCAGACGAGTCTCCAGAGAGCGCGGCGGTAGATAGTGTGAGAGGGAGAGTATTAGGGTTTATATTCGTCTATATAAACGAAAGGCAGAGCGATGCTGGCCGTTGGATGGTTGATCTCCTCCTTTAGGGATATTTTCGTCTTTGAATCTAGCTTTTGTATTTTTGATTTTGGCCCCCTTTAGTGTTTATTATTATTATCAGATTTGCACCAGGAGACGGGTGGGCTAAAGCATGGGCTTTACTTATTGGGCCGTTGTTTATAGTTCATGGCCCAAGGTCGTTTAATCATCCATCCTGGATGTGATGCAACTGCGCTTAATTTCTGCGTGATATTTTGCTATATAAACGCCTTGAATGCAACGTATAAGTAGCAAATCAAATCTCAAACAAGAAGCTTGGCTAAAGATTTTAAGAATTCACAAGGATATGGCGGCTGTTCGAAAGATGTCGAGTGTGTTTCTGGTGGTTGTTCTCGTGGTTGCGCTCTTGCTAACACGGTCTGTGACACTAAAAAACTGTGATTAAAAAATGGGTGTAATGAACCATTAATAGAAAAATCATGAACTAGTTCTCAACTAAATGGTCCTCATTAGAACCCCTCCCATAATTTAATATATATTTAAGTTTAATAGTTGGGCAGGATGGCATCTTTCCACTTAAGTAGATGTATTTTTGAGTTTCTCATATCTTTCGGGAAAGCAATCGAACAATGGATACATATCATATATCGATATCATAATTCCATTGTTTCTATTCGAGGTGGGGGCGCTAGGGTTCCCTCTCTTCTCATTAATGCGGAAAATTCTCAAACCCTGTGAATGCGGCGACTTTGCAAAATCTATCCATCTCTCGAATACCCTTATCTGTATCCAGAAAGCTATGAAGATAGAGCGGCCAACAAAAAAGTTTCGTTAAATCACCGCAGGCGAAAGGATTAATTATGGAACTGCATGTATAAAAATTGAGTTCTTCCCTGATTGTTATACATGTACGTACGTCGACAAGTTTAAATTATTACTGTTTGATCTTATTGCATGCACATTGCTATGATTGAATGATTCAGTAGTATAGCTATTATATATAGTTATATACAACCATATAAGTGGTAGCTAGTGTGGTACTGCGATTATGGAGTGTTACTCTTGTGCAAAACTTAGGTTTCAATGTATATTATTTCCTTATTTCAATATAAATTATTTCCTTGATTGGAAAATATATATATTTCCTTAGAGTCCGTTATTCGATTTTCATATTCATGCGGGCCGGGAATTGAAGTATGCAAGCATTATATCAAGAGATTCCTGTTAGATCGACAAATTGAGAAAAGGATCGGAAAGATAACTGATATGATTTTGGGATGGTTTTGTTGGGATATAAATTATCATGAACCTCTTGAAAACCGAAGCATTAAGATGTGGAATTAAGACGAGCATGGTCAACATATATATGGCGTTTTAGATATGAAATGTTCAAGATGCATAATTATCGTGAGTTTCTTTTACATGTAACACTCAACAACATTTATTGAAAAAGAAACGCCATCTAATATATATATATATATATATATAATATCATATTCTCAGGTCTCAACAAGCTAGGAATAATTATAAAACTCATTTGTTTCTGGTTTGCATATCCATGGCGATGTCAGCTGGAAACAATGCACTTGTTCTTCTGTTAGCAGCAATGCTGGTGTTGCTATCCTGGCCTTTTTCAGCACAGGTAAACAGCCAAAGAGATGGACTTACCGTGAAACAATGTCTCGTGGCCTGCGATAGCGTCGTCTTGCTGATACCATGCGCTTATCGGTGTACCGAGGGAGGAAGACATCCACAAACAGATGCATGTTGGGAGGGATGCCTCAAGCTCCAAGCCGAGTGCGCGCGCAAGTGCCATGGACAGCGGTAGTACTTTCATAGTCGATCGTTAATAAAATTGCAGGCGTATGATAATGAGAGGGATTATCCTACACGCCTGCATTTCCTTAATTCATTCCTTCGCGTCAATGTACTCGTTTACGATGACTATGATCCAAATAACATTATGTACGATCATTTTGTGAAATAAAAGGAGGTTTAACTTTGGTGATGCATAAACCATGCGAGCTTGAACTCGACTCAGTTAATTGAACTCTGTTATGAAAAGTTCTACTGATCTGATTTCCAACAAATTTTACCAATACGTACGCCTATACATCCAAGCCCTAGCTAGCTAATTCCAAACCCTAAATTACGTTTCCAAACTGATCCATTGAGTACATAGCGTTCAATCTAAACACATATCGACTTTATAAGTGAAGCTGACGTTTCATATTAGACGAAGGAATATATTTGTGAGACTCGCCATCTTGATCGACGAACGGAGATCGGTGAAGACGGCGGCGAACGAAGACAGAGTTTCTAGAGAGCGAGAGTGCGACCTTACAATAGATATTAGATAGTCTGGTAATGTGAGAGGGAGAATTAGAGTTTTATATTTGTGAAGGCTCAGCCTTTCGGGATATTCTCGTCCTTTGAATCTAGCTTTTGTATTTTAATTTTGATTCTCAGATTTGCACCAAGAGACGGCCGGTGGAATGTGTTTTGATCATGCATCCGGAATGTGATGCAACCATCTCCCTAAACTGCGCTGAATTTCTGGTTCAACATGCATTTCTGCGTGATTATGTTCTATAGAATCACCTTAAATGCAACATGTACATATGTTAAACTAAATCTCAAACAAGGTACTTAGTTACAGATTTTAAGAGTTCACGAATGCATGGCGTCTCTTCGAAAGATGTCAAGTGCGCTTCTGGTGGTTGTGGTTGCTCTTGCTAGCAGGGCCTGCGACACTGGTTAGAAGTGATAGACAGATCGAATCAGGGGGAGGATGTCTTGTGAAATGCGGTAGAGCTTATGAGAAATGCATAGAGCAGTGTTCCGACAACGGTAAGCGAAAACCTTCGCAACAGTGCTCGGATGCATGCGAGAAAGACGTTATAGGATGCTACCATGGTTGCTGATTGATTACTTGGCGCACCAAATTATCGATCAATTAATATAGCCAGCAGTCAGTTTATATGCCAAAATGTACAAGCAGTCTATACTGTGCGTGTTTTAATATAACTAAATAAAAATGCCCTAGCACATTTACATAAAATAAAAGAATGGATATGGAAGCTCTGTCTGTTAGAAGCTTTGGAAAGCTGACCATATATCATAATTAAGTTTAATAGCTGGGCAATTTTGTCAAGGAAATACAAATTCTACAGATTGCATCTTTCCACTTAAGTATATGCATTTTTGAGTTTCTCATATCTTTCAAGAAAGCAATCAAACAATGAACTCAAATCATCAATCATATTTCCATTGTTTGTAGTTTTTATTCGAGGCGGGATGCATTCCAACTTTCTATTCTTCTTTTTGTGAAAACGTTTGTTTGGGTGTTACCTTTAACTGTATTTTGGTTTAGATTCATCTCTAGCAGTGGGATAAGGTCATTGAAGTAAAACATAGTATTGATGTAACATACGATCGAACATGGTTTCGAAGTCAATCATTCTTATATTAAGACTTAAAGGAGAGAAGGGTTACGTACATGACTTCCTTTTGCCTGTCTCATACATTCACGCATGCGTCTGGAACTCTGATATAAGTAGAAACCGATCATTGTCCATTAAAAAAGGTGCTTCATTTGTTAAACAAATATACATGAGTGGCCTCTCTATATATAACTAGCTAGCTCGGTAGCTCCTCTTGTATTGCAGAACCACTCACACTCTCATCGATGGAGCTAGCTTCTTAATCATTTCTCCCTAGCTAATTTGCATTTTCATGGCTACATCAAGAAACCATTCGCTTGTTTTTGTGATAGCACTACTCCAGGTGCTAACTTTTCCTGATGCAGCAGCACTCGACCCCAGACTACCAGCAGACGCGCGGTATCTCAGGGACTATCTTTGTACGTGCTCAGACGTACAATATCTAAATAATGTTATGGAACTGAAATAAAAGATTTCGATTTGAAGCTTTGCACTGCATAAAATGATCGAGGAACTTGATTATGGAACTAAAATAAAGATTGAGTTCCCTGATTGTTATAAATGTAGGTATGTTATATCACTACCAGGACAAGCACTTTAGCCGACGAAAATTTAGCCGATGAAAAATTTTCGTCAGCCTGTCAGCTTAATTCGTCGGTTAAGATCTTAGCCGACGACCTTTCGTCGGCTAAGATTTCGTCGGGAAAAGGTCGTCTGTGGTGACTTTAGTCGACGACAGATGTAGAAGTCGTCGGCTATAGTCCAGAGTTTAGCCGACGAAAAAAATGTCGTCGGTTATTTCTCCGACTTTAGCCGACGAAGAATTTAAAATATTCGTCGGCTAAAGTTTGTAATTAAAAAATAAAAAATAACTAANNNNNNNNNNNNNNNNNNNNNNNNNNNNNNNNNNNNNNNNNNNNNNNNNNNNNNNNNNNNNNNNNNNNNNNNNNNNNNNNNNNNNNNNNNNNNNNNNNNNNNNNNNNNNNNNNNNNNNNNNNNNNNNNNNNNNNNNNNNNNNNNNNNNNNNNNNNNNNNNNNNNNNNNNNNNNNNNNNNNNNNNNNNNNNNNNNNNNNNNNNNNNNNNNNNNNNNNNNNNNNNNNNNNNNNNNNNNNNNNNNNNNNNNNNNNNNNNNNNNNNNNNNNNNNNNNNNNNNNNNNNNNNNNNNNNNNNNNNNNNNNNNNNNNNNNNNNNNNNNNNNNNNNNNNNNNNNNNNNNNNNNNNNNNNNNNNNNNNNNNNNNNNNNNNNNNNNNNNNNNNNNNNNNNNNNNNNNNNNNNNNNNNNNNNNNNNNNNNNNNNNNNNNNNNNNNNNNNNNNNNNNNNNNNNNNNNNNNNNNNNNNNNNNNNNNNNNNNNNNNNNNNNNNNNNNNNNNNNNNNNNNNNNNNNNNNNNNNNNNNNNNNNNNNNNNNNNNNNNNNNNNNNNNNNNNNNNNNNNNNNNNNNNNNNNNNNNNNNNNNNNNNNNNNNNNNNNNNNNNNNNNNNNNNNNNNNNNNNNNNNNNNNNNNNNNNNNNNNNNNNNNNNNNNNNNNNNNNNNNNNNNNNNNNNNNNNNNNNNNNNNNNNNNNNNNNNNNNNNNNNNNNNNNNNNNNNNNNNNNNNNNNNNNNNNNNNNNNNNNNNNNNNNNNNNNNNNNNNNNNNNNNNNNNNNNNNNNNNNNNNNNNNNNNNNNNNNNNNNNNNNNNNNNNNNNNNNNNNNNNNNNNNNNNNNNNNNNNNNNNNNNNNNNNNNNNNNNNNNNNNNNNNNNNNNNNNNNNNNNNNNNNNNNNNNNNNNNNNNNNNNNNNNNNNNNNNNNNNNNNNNNNNNNNNNNNNNNNNNNNNNNNNNNNNNNNNNNNNNNNNNNNNNNNNNNNNNNNNNNNNNNNNNNNNNNNNNNNNNNNNNNNNNNNNNNNNNNNNNNNNNNNNNNNNNNNNNNNNNNNNNNNNNNNNNNNNNNNNNNNNNNNNNNNNNNNNNNNNNNNNNNNNNNNNNNNNNNNNNNNNNNNNNNNNNNNNNNNNNNNNNNNNNNNNNNNNNNNNNNNNNNNNNNNNNNNNNNNNNNNNNNNNNNNNNNNNNNNNNNNNNNNNNNNNNNNNNNNNNNNNNNNNNNNNNNNNNNNNNNNNNNNNNNNNNNNNNNNNNNNNNNNNNNNNNNNNNNNNNNNNNNNNNNNNNNNNNNNNNNNNNNNNNNNNNNNNNNNNNNNNNNNNNNNNNNNNNNNNNNNNNNNNNNNNNNNNNNNNNNNNNNNNNNNNNNNNNNNNNNNNNNNNNNNNNNNNNNNNNNNNNNNNNNNNNNNNNNNNNNNNNNNNNNNNNNNNNNNNNNNNNNNNNNNNNNNNNNNNNNNNNNNNNNNNNNNNNNNNNNNNNNNNNNNNNNNNNNNNNNNNNNNNNNNNNNNNNNNNNNNNNNNNNNNNNNNNNNNNNNNNNNNNNNNNNNNNNNNNNNNNNNNNNNNNNNNNNNNNNNNNNNNNNNNNNNNNNNNNNNNNNNNNNNNNNNNNNNNNNNNNNNNNNNNNNNNNNNNNNNNNNNNNNNNNNNNNNNNNNNNNNNNNNNNNNNNNNNNNNNNNNNNNNNNNNNNNNNNNNNNNNNNNNNNNNNNNNNNNNNNNNNNNNNNNNNNNNNNNNNNNNNNNNNNNNNNNNNNNNNNNNNNNNNNNNNNNNNNNNNNNNNNNNNNNNNNNNNNNNNNNNNNNNNNNNNNNNNNNNNNNNNNNNNNNNNNNNNNNNNNNNNNNNNNNNNNNNNNNNNNNNNNNNNNNNNNNNNNNNNNNNNNNNNNNNNNNNNNNNNNNNNNNNNNNNNNNNNNNNNNNNNNNNNNNNNNNNNNNNNNNNNNNNNNNNNNNNNNNNNNNNNNNNNNNNNNNNNNNNNNNNNNNNNNNNNNNNNNNNNNNNNNNNNNNNNNNNNNNNNNNNNNNNNNNNNNNNNNNNNNNNNNNNNNNNNNNNNNNNNNNNNNNNNNNNNNNNNNNNNNNNNNNNNNNNNNNNNNNNNNNNNNNNNNNNNNNNNNNNNNNNNNNNNNNNNNNNNNNNNNNNNNNNNNNNNNNNNNNNNNNNNNNNNNNNNNNNNNNNNNNNNNNNNNNNNNNNNNNNNNNNNNNNNNNNNNNNNNNNNNNNNNNNNNNNNNNNNNNNNNNNNNNNNNNNNNNNNNNNNNNNNNNNNNNNNNNNNNNNNNNNNNNNNNNNNNNNNNNNNNNNNNNNNNNNNNNNNNNNNNNNNNNNNNNNNNNNNNNNNNNNNNNNNNNNNNNNNNNNNNNNNNNNNNNNNNNNNNNNNNNNNNNNNNNNNNNNNNNNNNNNNNNNNNNNNNNNNNNNNNNNNNNNNNNNNNNNNNNNNNNNNNNNNNNNNNNNNNNNNNNNNNNNNNNNNNNNNNNNNNNNNNNNNNNNNNNNNNNNNNNNNNNNNNNNNNNNNNNNNNNNNNNNNNNNNNNNNNNNNNNNNNNNNNNNNNNNNNNNNNNNNNNNNNNNNNNNNNNNNNNNNNNNN
This genomic interval carries:
- the LOC101293775 gene encoding 40S ribosomal protein S27-2-like, with translation MVLQNDIDLLHPPADLEKRKHKLKRLVQTPNSFFMDVKCQGCFNITTVFSHSQTVVVCGNCQTVLCQPTGGRARLTEGCSFRKKGD